tGATGGTGCTTCTGCCACCAACATCGCCTTAAACGGAGGAGCAGTGATTGAGCACAAGGGCTTGCTTCGTTTAACAAACAACACTCAGAGAGTAATTGGGCACGCGTTTTATCCAACCCCAATTCAGTTCAAGCACAACAACAAAAGCTCTTCCACCGACCCAaaacttttttccttttccactGCTTTTGCGTTTGCAATCATCCCTCAGTACCCAAAACTCGGTGGCCACGGTTTTGCCTTCACCATTTCGCGCTCCAGGTCGCTATCGGATGCATACCCGAGTCAGTATTTGGGCCTCCTCAACCCAAAAGAATTGGGGAATTTCTCAAACCACCTTTTCGCAGTGGAGTTCGATACCGTCCAAGACTTCGAGTTCGAGGACATCAATGACAACCATGTTGGTGTCAACCTCAACAACATGGTATCCAACAAATCCGTTGAAGCTGCGTTTTTCCCTGAGGATTCAACCAATAAGCAAAACCTGAGTTTGAAGAGTGGTAAAGTGACACAAGCATGGGTTGATTATGATTCATCAACGAACCAATTGGAGGTTAGACTCTCCCCAACTTCCTCCAAACCCACTTCcccaattttaaaatacaaagtAGATCTGTCACCAATTCTCCAAGATTCCATGTACGTGGGGTTCTCTTCTTCGACAGGGTTACTCGCAAGCACACACTATATTTTGGGTTGGAGCTTCAAAATAAACGGAGAGGCCAAAACCCTCTCACTGCACAAGCTCCCATCTCTCTCTGCCTCCAACAAAACTCAAAAGCGCTTAAAATTAGGACTCTCCCTTTTATTGGTTCTAACACTCGCCACAATTTCTCTGGCGTGTTACCTATTCAGAAGAATGAAGAACACCGAAGTAATCGAAGCTTGGGAGAGGGACGTTGTTGGGCCACACAGATTCCCATACAAAGAGCTACACAAAGCTACGAAGGGTTTCAAAGACAAGAACTTCCTGGGGTTCGGAGGGTCCGGTCGCGTCTACAAAGGGGTTCTCCCGAAGTCCCACATGGAAATCGCCGTGAAGCGAATCTCGCAAGAATCGAAACAACGTATGCAGGAGTTTGTGTCAGAAGTATCAACCATAGGAAGACTCCGACACAGAAACCTGGTACAGCTACTAGGTTGGTGTCGGAAACAAAACGACCTTTTACTTGTGTACGATTTCATGAGAAATGGAAGCTTGGACAGATACTTGTTCGGTCAACCGAGGAAAATACTAACGTGGGAGGAAAGGTTTAAGATAATAAAGGGAGTGGGTTTGGGGTTGGTGTATTTGCATGAGGAGTGGGAACAAACGGTGATTCACAGAGACGTCAAAGCGGGGAACGTTTTGTTGGATAGTGACATGAATGGGAGGTTGGGGGATTTTGGGTTGGCCAAGCTTTACGAGCATGGTGCCAAGCCTAGCACCACACGTGTGGTGGGAACGATGGGGTACCTTGCACCTGAACTCACACGAACGGGGAAACCCACCACCAGTTCTGATGTTTACGCTTTCGGAGCGTTGTTGTTGGAGGTGGTGTGCGGGAGGAGGCCCATTGAGGTGAAGGCATTGCCGGAGGAGCTGGTGCTGGTGGACTGGGTCTGGGAGCGGTGGCGCATGGGGGCGCCGCTGGCGGTGGTGGACCCCAGGTTGGGTGGGGCGTTTGATGAGGTGGAAGTTTTGGTAGTGATTAAAGTGGGGTTGTACTGTTCCGCGGAGGCACCAGAGAAGAGGCCCAGCATGAGGCAGGTGGTGAGGTATTTGGAGAGGGAGGTGGCGCCGCCTCCGCCGGTGGTTTACGGGAAAAAAGAAGATGGTGGTGGTGGCTACTACGAGGAGTTACATTCGTATTCGCCGTGGTCGTCGGTGGGTGATGACGTGGCGTCGTCTCTTTCACTTTCCGGTGGCCGGTAAAGGACAAAAGAAACCATATAATAACCAATTTGCAATAGTTGGAATTAAAGGGTCAAGATTCTCTTCTCTGACTATTGACTAGAATaattgtctttttatttttcctctaAATTAACGtgagatttttaatttaaatttctgtattgaatgaaatttgtttgtttattcgTTAAGACTAAACTTCCAACACttcttagaaaaataatttagaataaagattaaataagtttaataataaattaataatttatttataaattaaaaattgctTTTTCTATTATAGcgataattttaactttttttaacaaattataacCTTTGccttttaatatgttattaattattatttttaatgtattctCGTATTAAttactcttcttctttttatagaaatagtttgtttattaaaaaatatttgataaccATACTAAcgttattaaaattatttttaattcgggtataacttaattttttttataaaaataatttataaaaatatttatgaaaaacaattatCCGAACATTAAAAGTGAGAAGTTTTATTAAGTACTTATGATCCGGAAacgaatttaatttttattttatttatatatgaaacttgaattatttattatttgacaatttatca
This sequence is a window from Vigna angularis cultivar LongXiaoDou No.4 chromosome 2, ASM1680809v1, whole genome shotgun sequence. Protein-coding genes within it:
- the LOC108329065 gene encoding L-type lectin-domain containing receptor kinase S.4 → MCVQLFWLLCLVMAKTRTFLPVLPLCVLTLLLVTNTAKCQEFFFNGFDGASATNIALNGGAVIEHKGLLRLTNNTQRVIGHAFYPTPIQFKHNNKSSSTDPKLFSFSTAFAFAIIPQYPKLGGHGFAFTISRSRSLSDAYPSQYLGLLNPKELGNFSNHLFAVEFDTVQDFEFEDINDNHVGVNLNNMVSNKSVEAAFFPEDSTNKQNLSLKSGKVTQAWVDYDSSTNQLEVRLSPTSSKPTSPILKYKVDLSPILQDSMYVGFSSSTGLLASTHYILGWSFKINGEAKTLSLHKLPSLSASNKTQKRLKLGLSLLLVLTLATISLACYLFRRMKNTEVIEAWERDVVGPHRFPYKELHKATKGFKDKNFLGFGGSGRVYKGVLPKSHMEIAVKRISQESKQRMQEFVSEVSTIGRLRHRNLVQLLGWCRKQNDLLLVYDFMRNGSLDRYLFGQPRKILTWEERFKIIKGVGLGLVYLHEEWEQTVIHRDVKAGNVLLDSDMNGRLGDFGLAKLYEHGAKPSTTRVVGTMGYLAPELTRTGKPTTSSDVYAFGALLLEVVCGRRPIEVKALPEELVLVDWVWERWRMGAPLAVVDPRLGGAFDEVEVLVVIKVGLYCSAEAPEKRPSMRQVVRYLEREVAPPPPVVYGKKEDGGGGYYEELHSYSPWSSVGDDVASSLSLSGGR